One window from the genome of Mucilaginibacter ginsenosidivorans encodes:
- a CDS encoding single-stranded DNA-binding protein: MSGINKVILIGHLGKDPELRYLEGGVSVTSFPLATSETFNKDGQKVEQTEWHNIVMWRGLAELATKYLQKGKLVYIEGKLRTRSFEDKEGVKKYTTEVVAENFTMLGRKSDFEQEGPPRQAGKSQPDKDVSGSIASADDLPF; this comes from the coding sequence ATGTCCGGAATAAACAAGGTGATCCTGATCGGTCACTTAGGAAAAGACCCTGAACTGAGATATTTAGAAGGCGGCGTATCAGTAACCAGTTTCCCATTAGCAACTTCAGAAACATTTAACAAAGACGGCCAGAAGGTTGAACAAACCGAATGGCATAACATTGTGATGTGGCGCGGCCTTGCCGAGCTGGCCACCAAATACCTCCAAAAGGGTAAATTGGTGTATATTGAAGGAAAGCTTAGGACACGTTCGTTCGAAGACAAAGAAGGCGTTAAAAAATATACAACCGAAGTTGTGGCCGAGAACTTTACCATGCTTGGACGTAAAAGCGATTTTGAGCAGGAAGGGCCACCGCGCCAAGCCGGGAAAAGCCAGCCTGATAAAGATGTCAGCGGCTCCATTGCTTCGGCAGATGATCTTCCTTTTTAA
- a CDS encoding Rne/Rng family ribonuclease produces the protein MIKELIIDSTPNGATIALLQDKQLVELHKEQVTNNYTVGDIYLGRIKKIMPGLNAAFVDVGYEKDAFLHYLDLGPQVQSLLKLTKQVRSGGYQSKLLDNFKLEQDISKSGKISEVFTKGQLVPVQIAKEPISTKGPRLSSDLSIAGRYVVLVPFSETISISKKIKSNTERTRLRKIVESIKPKHFGVIIRTVSEGKGVSEMQSDLLDLISKWETFITRLPSIEPAKKALGEIDRTSTLLRDILNPDFQHIYVNDNAIYEEIRSYVHQISPDLENIVRLHKHKEPIFEHYGVDKQIKGAFGKTVNLAGGAYLVIEHTEALHVIDVNSGNRTANKENQEENAFQVNKEAAKEIARQLRLRDMGGIVVIDFIDMHKPTNRKDLFDFLRTEMSHDRAKHTILPPSKFGLVQITRQRVRPEMNIVTSEVCPTCNGTGSIRPTILLLDDIENNFNYILVEQNEKSITLCVHPYIEAYIKQGLFNRQWKWYFKYGQWIKVKSNPAYQITEFHFFSSKDEEIKL, from the coding sequence TTGATAAAAGAATTAATTATCGATTCGACCCCGAACGGGGCTACCATTGCGTTATTACAGGACAAACAACTTGTAGAGCTTCACAAAGAACAGGTAACTAATAATTACACTGTTGGCGATATTTACCTCGGCCGGATCAAAAAGATCATGCCAGGGTTAAATGCGGCCTTTGTGGATGTCGGCTACGAGAAGGATGCCTTTTTGCACTATCTTGATCTGGGCCCGCAGGTACAAAGCCTGTTAAAGCTGACCAAGCAGGTGCGCAGTGGCGGTTATCAGTCCAAACTGCTCGATAACTTTAAGCTGGAACAGGACATCAGTAAATCGGGGAAAATATCCGAGGTGTTCACCAAAGGCCAGCTTGTTCCGGTACAGATAGCCAAGGAGCCGATCTCGACCAAAGGACCGCGTTTAAGTTCCGATCTTTCCATAGCCGGGCGCTACGTGGTGCTTGTGCCGTTTTCGGAAACCATATCCATCTCTAAAAAGATAAAAAGCAATACGGAGCGTACCCGCCTTCGCAAGATAGTCGAAAGCATCAAGCCGAAGCATTTCGGGGTTATCATCCGCACCGTTTCTGAAGGCAAGGGCGTATCCGAAATGCAGTCAGATCTGCTGGACTTGATCTCGAAATGGGAAACTTTCATTACCCGCCTGCCTTCCATCGAGCCTGCAAAAAAAGCTTTGGGCGAGATAGACCGTACTTCGACATTACTGCGCGACATCCTTAACCCCGATTTTCAGCATATTTATGTGAACGACAATGCCATTTACGAGGAAATACGCTCGTATGTGCACCAAATATCACCTGATTTGGAAAATATAGTACGCCTGCATAAGCATAAGGAGCCCATTTTTGAGCACTACGGTGTAGATAAACAGATCAAGGGAGCTTTCGGAAAAACGGTTAACCTGGCCGGTGGCGCTTACCTGGTTATCGAACATACCGAGGCTCTGCACGTTATCGACGTAAATAGCGGCAACCGTACCGCCAATAAGGAGAACCAGGAAGAAAATGCCTTCCAGGTAAATAAAGAGGCTGCTAAAGAAATAGCCCGCCAACTAAGACTGCGCGATATGGGCGGTATCGTGGTGATCGACTTTATCGACATGCACAAACCGACCAACCGTAAGGACCTGTTCGATTTCCTGCGCACCGAAATGTCGCACGACAGGGCCAAACACACCATTCTGCCGCCAAGTAAATTCGGTTTGGTGCAAATAACCCGCCAGCGTGTTCGTCCTGAGATGAATATCGTCACCAGCGAAGTTTGCCCAACCTGTAACGGAACCGGTTCAATTCGCCCTACCATCTTGTTGCTTGACGATATCGAGAACAACTTCAACTATATCCTGGTTGAACAGAACGAAAAAAGCATTACGCTTTGCGTGCACCCGTACATTGAGGCATATATCAAACAGGGTCTGTTCAACCGTCAGTGGAAATGGTATTTCAAGTACGGCCAGTGGATCAAGGTAAAAAGCAATCCCGCCTACCAGATAACCGAGTTCCATTTCTTCTCGAGTAAGGACGAAGAGATCAAGCTGTAA
- a CDS encoding S9 family peptidase, producing the protein MKTRFYYPGAAFVALAMLLFFGGEARAQRGGINWAKDGYQYYRAGRDGGIDEFDTRDSAKKTTVITKEMLTPAGKPALTVSGFSFTDDGSKVLIFTNTKRVWRYNTRGDYWVYDINAKTLKQLGIGKPESSLMFAKISPDGSKAAYVSEHNLYVEDLASGSIKPLTTDGTSRLINGTFDWAYEEEFDCRDGFRWSPDSRLIAYWQIDARKIKNYLMLNTTDSIYPFTVPVEYPVAGEDPSSAKVGVVDISSASTKWIDVPGDNVQHYIPRMEWTTNSNEIILEQLNRAQNESRIFVGNVSNGTTHLIHTETDKAWIDGKSRWNGGNPVGWDWLKDGKSFIWVSEKDGWRHIYRITTEGKESLITKGDYDMISLNCVDEKDGFVYFTASPENATQAYLYRVKLNGSSKKPEMVTPAGLPGTHSYTISPNGKIAMHIFSNSYTPYQNEVVSLPDNKHISGTVPHLNTDAKNKPVFFKVKTEDGIEMDGWMVKPTNFDSTKKYPVVFTVYAEPAGQTVVDRYGVGRNGLYVGNMTDDGYIYMAIEGRGAPAPKGAAWRKAIYKNIGIINIRDQAMGAKEILKWPFVDSSRIAVHGWSGGGSTTLNLLFQYPDIYKTGIAVAAVGWQLSYDNIYQERYMGVPTDEAGREPFIKGSPVTYAKNLRGNLLYIHGTGDDNVHYRNAELLINELVKYNRQFQLMSYPNRTHGIFEGPGTTLHLHTLFTQYLKEHCPPGGR; encoded by the coding sequence ATGAAAACCAGGTTTTATTATCCCGGAGCGGCTTTCGTGGCGCTTGCCATGTTGCTGTTTTTTGGCGGCGAAGCAAGAGCCCAGCGGGGCGGCATCAACTGGGCCAAAGACGGTTACCAGTATTATCGGGCCGGCCGCGACGGCGGCATCGATGAGTTTGATACCCGCGATTCGGCCAAAAAAACGACAGTCATTACCAAAGAGATGCTTACCCCGGCAGGGAAGCCGGCACTTACCGTAAGCGGCTTTAGTTTTACCGACGACGGCAGCAAAGTATTGATCTTCACCAACACTAAACGGGTATGGCGCTATAATACCCGCGGCGATTATTGGGTGTACGACATCAACGCCAAAACACTGAAACAGTTAGGCATCGGCAAGCCCGAATCATCATTGATGTTTGCCAAAATTTCGCCCGATGGCAGCAAAGCTGCCTATGTAAGCGAGCATAATCTTTACGTCGAGGATCTCGCATCAGGCAGTATTAAACCCCTGACTACCGACGGCACATCGCGGTTGATCAACGGCACATTCGACTGGGCCTACGAGGAAGAATTTGATTGCCGCGACGGCTTTCGCTGGTCGCCCGACAGCAGGCTGATAGCCTACTGGCAGATAGATGCCCGTAAGATCAAAAATTACCTGATGCTGAACACAACAGATTCTATCTATCCCTTCACCGTACCGGTTGAATACCCGGTGGCGGGCGAGGACCCAAGTTCGGCTAAGGTGGGTGTGGTGGATATCAGCTCCGCATCAACCAAATGGATCGATGTTCCGGGCGACAATGTGCAGCATTACATCCCGCGTATGGAATGGACCACCAATTCCAACGAGATCATCCTGGAGCAGCTGAACCGCGCGCAGAATGAAAGCCGGATCTTCGTTGGAAACGTTTCGAACGGCACTACGCATCTGATACATACAGAAACCGATAAAGCCTGGATAGACGGGAAATCACGCTGGAACGGGGGCAACCCCGTTGGCTGGGATTGGCTGAAAGACGGAAAATCGTTTATCTGGGTTAGTGAAAAAGACGGCTGGCGTCATATCTACCGCATTACCACTGAGGGTAAGGAAAGCCTGATCACCAAAGGCGACTATGATATGATCAGCCTGAACTGTGTTGACGAAAAGGACGGTTTTGTGTATTTCACTGCTTCGCCCGAAAATGCCACCCAGGCCTATCTTTACAGGGTAAAGCTGAACGGTTCGAGCAAAAAACCCGAAATGGTTACCCCTGCCGGGTTGCCGGGTACGCATAGCTATACCATATCGCCAAACGGTAAGATAGCGATGCATATTTTCTCTAACAGCTATACCCCATACCAAAACGAGGTGGTTAGCCTGCCGGATAACAAACACATTAGCGGCACTGTACCTCATTTGAACACCGACGCCAAAAACAAACCGGTATTCTTTAAAGTAAAAACTGAGGACGGGATCGAAATGGACGGCTGGATGGTAAAACCGACCAACTTCGATTCGACCAAAAAATACCCGGTAGTATTCACGGTTTACGCAGAACCTGCCGGGCAAACGGTTGTCGACCGCTACGGTGTTGGCCGTAACGGCTTGTACGTTGGCAATATGACCGATGACGGGTATATTTACATGGCCATTGAAGGCCGTGGTGCCCCGGCCCCTAAAGGCGCTGCCTGGCGCAAGGCGATCTATAAAAATATTGGCATCATCAACATTCGCGACCAGGCCATGGGCGCAAAGGAAATATTAAAATGGCCATTTGTTGATTCTTCCCGGATTGCGGTACATGGCTGGAGCGGCGGCGGCTCAACGACCCTTAACCTGCTTTTCCAATACCCGGATATTTATAAAACCGGTATTGCCGTGGCAGCGGTGGGTTGGCAATTATCATACGACAACATTTACCAGGAACGTTATATGGGCGTGCCGACAGACGAAGCGGGCCGCGAACCATTTATCAAAGGCTCCCCGGTAACCTACGCCAAAAACCTGCGCGGGAATTTGCTATACATCCACGGAACGGGAGACGATAATGTGCATTATCGTAACGCGGAGTTACTGATCAACGAACTGGTAAAATACAACCGGCAATTCCAGCTGATGTCGTACCCTAACCGCACGCACGGGATATTTGAAGGGCCGGGTACAACCCTGCACCTGCACACACTGTTTACGCAATACCTGAAGGAGCATTGCCCCCCGGGAGGAAGATAA
- the radA gene encoding DNA repair protein RadA: protein MAKTKVAYFCQSCGFESPKWLGKCPSCQHWNTFAEEIIEKENKSIPNWKTPSTSMQRANKPIQVSDISFDEDQRILTPDNEFNRVLGGGIVAGSLVLIGGEPGIGKSTLMLQLALNMPSMKVLYVSGEESERQIKMRAERLVQSEVRSRKSEVDNVKSEIENSKFEIGSECYILTETSTQNIFKQIEQLEPDMVVIDSIQTLYSSHIESTPGSVSQVRECTAELLRFAKESGTPVFLIGHITKDGMIAGPKILEHMVDTVLQFEGDRHHVYRILRAVKNRFGSASELGIYEMLGEGLREVSNPSEILLSQRDEPLSGITISATLEGMRPMLIETQALVSTSAYGTPQRTATGFDTKRMNMLLAVLEKRCGFKLGGKDVFLNITGGISVEDPAIDLGLAAAIISSHEDIPIPFKTCFAGEIGLSGEVRAVNRIEQRIAEAQKLGFEQIFISKYNLESGGQNKKRIDLTRYNIAVKTVGSIEEVFSALFG, encoded by the coding sequence TTGGCCAAAACTAAAGTTGCTTATTTCTGCCAGAGCTGTGGCTTCGAATCGCCTAAATGGCTGGGTAAATGCCCGTCGTGCCAGCACTGGAACACCTTTGCCGAAGAAATAATTGAGAAGGAAAACAAATCCATCCCCAATTGGAAAACACCTTCCACTTCCATGCAGCGTGCCAATAAACCCATACAGGTATCCGATATCAGTTTTGACGAAGATCAGCGGATACTCACGCCCGACAACGAGTTTAACCGCGTACTGGGTGGCGGTATTGTAGCCGGTTCGTTGGTATTGATAGGCGGCGAACCGGGCATCGGTAAATCGACCCTGATGCTGCAACTGGCGCTGAATATGCCATCCATGAAAGTGCTTTATGTGTCGGGCGAAGAAAGTGAGCGGCAGATCAAAATGCGGGCGGAACGATTGGTGCAGTCAGAAGTCAGAAGTCGGAAGTCAGAAGTCGATAACGTCAAATCCGAAATTGAAAATTCGAAATTCGAAATAGGATCAGAATGTTATATATTAACCGAAACATCTACCCAAAATATATTCAAGCAGATAGAACAACTGGAACCTGATATGGTGGTTATCGATTCGATACAGACGCTGTATTCTTCCCATATCGAATCGACACCCGGGAGCGTGTCGCAGGTACGGGAATGTACCGCCGAATTGCTTCGTTTTGCCAAAGAATCGGGCACGCCGGTATTCCTGATCGGGCACATCACGAAGGACGGCATGATAGCCGGACCAAAAATACTGGAGCACATGGTAGATACCGTTCTGCAATTCGAGGGCGACAGGCACCATGTTTACCGTATCCTGCGCGCTGTGAAAAACCGTTTCGGTTCGGCATCCGAACTGGGTATTTATGAAATGCTGGGCGAAGGCCTGCGCGAAGTATCCAACCCATCAGAGATATTGCTCTCGCAGCGCGACGAGCCATTGAGCGGCATCACCATTTCGGCTACGCTGGAAGGAATGCGGCCGATGCTGATAGAAACGCAGGCATTGGTTAGTACGTCAGCCTATGGCACCCCTCAGCGTACCGCTACGGGCTTTGATACCAAGCGCATGAACATGTTGCTAGCTGTGCTCGAAAAGCGTTGCGGCTTCAAATTGGGGGGTAAGGACGTCTTTTTGAATATCACAGGCGGTATCAGTGTGGAGGACCCTGCCATCGACCTCGGCCTGGCCGCGGCTATCATCTCGTCGCACGAGGATATCCCTATCCCCTTCAAAACTTGCTTTGCGGGCGAGATCGGCTTATCGGGCGAGGTACGAGCGGTGAACCGTATCGAACAGCGTATTGCCGAGGCCCAAAAGCTTGGCTTCGAGCAGATATTTATTTCGAAATACAACCTGGAATCGGGCGGACAAAATAAAAAGCGCATCGATTTGACGCGCTACAATATTGCCGTTAAAACTGTAGGCAGTATTGAGGAGGTCTTCAGCGCATTATTTGGCTGA
- a CDS encoding tetratricopeptide repeat protein, whose translation MNLKQIVVIVAVVIITAYLYLQPVKGLIKHDAAKPERGVAAGSRPPVPKVTVEQVSEQGKAAIGAALAATINDLEGQLKNASSDADKLDLQKKLAKQWDDDNQPAPSAFYYLEVARSENKFDDWVNAGNRFNDASKLTQDTTVQPAFIANAIEAFENATKMRPDNLDAETGLGVAYANQALAGMMDATGGPPKGIMILLDVVKKDPGNYKANLNLGQFAVQSRQFDKAVTRFKTAIANASPKDNIVEPYFFLAESYKQLGMKKEAIEAYEKCKQMIPDPVIGQKIEQYIKELKN comes from the coding sequence ATGAACCTGAAGCAAATAGTCGTTATAGTAGCAGTTGTTATTATCACGGCTTATTTGTATTTGCAGCCCGTAAAAGGGTTGATAAAACACGACGCTGCCAAACCTGAGCGGGGTGTGGCGGCCGGTTCACGCCCTCCGGTACCAAAAGTAACGGTTGAACAGGTATCAGAGCAGGGAAAAGCGGCTATCGGGGCCGCCCTGGCTGCAACGATAAACGACCTGGAAGGGCAACTGAAAAACGCTTCGTCAGACGCCGATAAGCTAGACCTTCAGAAAAAATTGGCTAAACAATGGGATGATGACAATCAGCCCGCCCCTTCGGCCTTTTATTACCTGGAGGTAGCAAGGAGCGAGAATAAATTTGACGATTGGGTAAACGCAGGCAACCGCTTTAACGATGCCAGCAAACTAACCCAGGATACCACGGTGCAGCCTGCTTTTATAGCAAATGCCATTGAAGCGTTTGAAAATGCTACAAAGATGAGACCGGATAACCTGGACGCCGAGACCGGCCTTGGTGTAGCGTATGCCAACCAGGCCCTGGCAGGAATGATGGACGCAACAGGTGGTCCGCCAAAGGGTATCATGATACTGCTTGATGTGGTAAAAAAGGACCCTGGTAATTATAAGGCCAATTTAAACCTTGGCCAGTTTGCGGTACAGTCGCGGCAGTTTGACAAGGCTGTAACCCGGTTTAAAACAGCGATAGCGAATGCATCGCCAAAAGACAACATAGTGGAACCTTACTTTTTCCTTGCGGAAAGCTACAAGCAGCTTGGGATGAAAAAGGAAGCCATTGAAGCTTATGAAAAATGTAAGCAAATGATCCCCGACCCGGTTATTGGTCAAAAGATCGAACAGTATATAAAGGAACTAAAAAATTAA
- a CDS encoding HU family DNA-binding protein, protein MTKAEIIAEISSKTGIEKVDVQETVEAFFKVVKSSMVSGENVYVRGFGSFVVKKRAKKTARNISKNTAIIIPEHFVPSFKPAKTFVDKVKSGNKKAAK, encoded by the coding sequence ATGACTAAGGCAGAAATTATAGCTGAGATCTCATCGAAAACAGGTATCGAGAAAGTTGACGTTCAAGAAACTGTAGAGGCATTCTTCAAAGTTGTTAAATCGTCGATGGTAAGTGGCGAGAATGTGTACGTTAGGGGCTTCGGCAGCTTCGTAGTAAAAAAGAGGGCAAAAAAGACCGCCCGCAATATTTCAAAAAATACGGCTATAATTATTCCTGAACATTTCGTTCCAAGCTTTAAGCCTGCAAAAACCTTTGTTGACAAGGTAAAATCAGGTAACAAAAAAGCTGCAAAGTAA
- a CDS encoding serine hydrolase, with protein MKKLWILLAGIIIVTSAASAQHADRSKFISDSLDTYINKALTNWRIPGAAICIVKDGKVIKMKGYGIKELGLNNRVDENTLFMIGSNTKAFTATALAMLQVQGKLSLDDKVNKYLPQWKLDNQFASQEAVIRDLLCHRIGFRTFQGDFTFYNTDLTREQVMEKMSHVKAIYPFRTTWGYTNSAFLTAGQIIPVVTGKPWETYLRENIFAPLGMGNTVALSADIMRSINRTVPHTLVNGQLKAISYAQIDGLAPAGAISSSVNDMSKWVMALLNNGKVGPRQVIPAAAIEATRQPQDVVGTTTNPDGSSSYLLYGLGWALQYYNNHKVVMHTGGVNGYLTSVTLLPNDQLGIVILTNTDQNEFFEALKWDIMDAYLNKPFSDYSSKYLSYFKAQQADEQKKDKMLRDTVLMNRLPQLPAVQYTGKYENDLYGSMTVTQGANNDLEMRFEHHPKMYAKLQPLGGNRFYVTFSDPVLGKAVFPFTVENGKVASVRVKVADFVEYDPYDFKKVQ; from the coding sequence ATGAAAAAACTATGGATCCTGCTCGCAGGTATTATTATCGTTACATCAGCCGCCAGTGCACAGCATGCCGACCGCAGTAAGTTCATCAGCGATAGCCTGGATACTTATATCAACAAAGCGCTTACCAACTGGCGGATACCAGGTGCGGCTATTTGCATAGTTAAAGACGGCAAAGTGATAAAAATGAAGGGCTATGGCATTAAGGAGCTTGGCCTGAACAACAGGGTGGACGAAAATACGCTGTTCATGATCGGCAGCAATACCAAGGCGTTTACAGCAACTGCCCTGGCCATGCTACAAGTACAGGGAAAACTTTCGCTGGATGATAAGGTGAATAAATACCTGCCGCAGTGGAAACTGGATAACCAGTTTGCAAGCCAGGAGGCCGTCATCCGCGACCTGCTGTGCCACCGCATAGGCTTTCGCACTTTCCAGGGTGATTTTACATTTTACAACACCGACCTTACACGCGAGCAGGTGATGGAAAAAATGAGCCATGTGAAAGCTATTTATCCCTTCCGCACAACCTGGGGGTATACCAATTCGGCTTTTTTAACTGCCGGCCAGATCATACCCGTGGTTACTGGTAAACCCTGGGAAACTTATTTAAGGGAAAACATATTCGCGCCGCTGGGCATGGGCAATACGGTTGCGCTCAGCGCCGATATCATGCGATCGATAAACCGCACGGTACCGCATACGCTGGTTAACGGGCAGTTAAAGGCAATATCCTATGCGCAGATAGATGGCCTGGCACCGGCGGGTGCCATCAGTTCGTCAGTAAACGATATGAGCAAATGGGTAATGGCGCTGCTGAACAACGGCAAGGTTGGGCCGCGCCAGGTGATACCCGCCGCAGCGATAGAGGCGACGCGCCAGCCGCAGGACGTGGTAGGTACCACAACCAATCCCGACGGTAGCTCAAGCTACCTGCTGTATGGACTGGGTTGGGCGCTGCAGTACTACAACAACCATAAAGTGGTAATGCATACCGGCGGCGTAAATGGGTATCTTACCTCTGTTACGCTATTACCTAATGATCAGCTGGGAATTGTGATATTGACGAATACCGATCAGAACGAATTTTTTGAGGCGCTGAAATGGGACATTATGGATGCTTACCTAAATAAGCCCTTCAGCGATTACAGCAGCAAGTACCTGTCTTATTTCAAGGCACAGCAGGCTGATGAACAGAAGAAGGATAAAATGTTGCGCGATACGGTACTGATGAACAGGCTGCCTCAACTGCCCGCCGTACAATACACCGGGAAATATGAGAACGACCTGTACGGCAGTATGACCGTGACCCAAGGCGCCAACAACGACCTGGAGATGCGTTTTGAACATCACCCTAAAATGTACGCTAAACTACAGCCGCTTGGCGGCAACCGCTTTTATGTCACCTTTTCCGACCCGGTATTGGGCAAGGCAGTGTTCCCGTTCACGGTCGAAAATGGTAAAGTTGCCAGCGTGCGGGTTAAAGTGGCTGATTTCGTAGAGTACGACCCGTATGATTTTAAGAAAGTGCAATAG
- the mutY gene encoding A/G-specific adenine glycosylase — translation MDFSAELVQWYQKNKRALPWRDTANAYVIWLSEIILQQTRVEQGMPYFYRFLEKYPDVISFAAAHEDEILKLWQGLGYYSRGRNMLKTARQVVGQYGGEFPVAYTELIKLKGIGGYTAAAISSFSSDEPRAVVDGNVYRVLARYFGIEEPINSNKGKKLFQQVADEVLDKDHAGLHNQAVMEFGAMLCKPKNPDCAVCPLRNGCYALQHNKVSILPQKLKTVKIRERFFNYFLITDGDTLLMNKRGEEDIWANMYDLPLIETAGYLTPQEIMNMPATAAAFGKNIVMVGASRPKKHILTHQHIHAQFIQIEPAGGEIKYQSGWLRTGIKNLKNMAMPKIIFLFLNNFFNL, via the coding sequence ATGGATTTTTCTGCCGAACTGGTTCAATGGTACCAAAAAAATAAACGCGCTTTACCCTGGCGCGATACTGCAAACGCCTATGTGATATGGCTTTCCGAAATTATTTTACAACAGACCCGCGTGGAGCAGGGCATGCCCTATTTTTATCGTTTCCTGGAAAAATATCCGGATGTAATATCTTTCGCAGCGGCACACGAAGATGAGATACTAAAGCTATGGCAGGGGCTCGGCTACTATTCGCGGGGGAGGAATATGCTCAAAACAGCCCGGCAGGTTGTTGGGCAGTATGGAGGTGAATTCCCGGTGGCCTATACCGAGCTGATCAAACTAAAAGGTATAGGCGGTTATACCGCCGCCGCTATATCCTCCTTTTCCTCGGACGAGCCGAGGGCCGTTGTAGACGGTAACGTTTACCGCGTACTGGCGCGATACTTTGGCATTGAGGAACCCATCAACTCGAACAAGGGAAAGAAGCTTTTCCAGCAGGTGGCCGACGAAGTTTTGGATAAAGACCATGCCGGTTTGCATAACCAGGCCGTAATGGAGTTTGGGGCGATGCTTTGCAAGCCGAAAAACCCGGATTGCGCCGTTTGTCCGCTGCGAAATGGATGTTATGCCTTGCAGCATAATAAAGTGTCGATCCTGCCTCAAAAATTGAAGACAGTGAAAATACGCGAGCGTTTCTTCAATTATTTTTTAATAACCGACGGCGATACTTTACTGATGAACAAGCGGGGCGAGGAAGACATTTGGGCAAACATGTACGACCTGCCGCTGATAGAGACCGCCGGTTATCTGACACCGCAGGAAATTATGAATATGCCGGCAACGGCAGCGGCTTTTGGTAAAAATATTGTTATGGTCGGTGCGTCCAGACCGAAGAAACACATACTGACCCATCAGCATATTCATGCCCAGTTTATTCAAATAGAACCCGCAGGGGGAGAAATAAAATATCAGTCGGGGTGGCTCCGTACCGGAATAAAAAACTTAAAAAACATGGCTATGCCAAAAATCATTTTTTTATTTCTAAATAATTTTTTTAATTTGTAA
- a CDS encoding DUF4920 domain-containing protein — MKTFSLLLALLFSVSAFAQDHKAPAHGTIYGAKPDTTGVVPASRVEGFMAQKTRISVAVRGKVLAVKNGKFIIDGGKGKTIVSHFSTAGVKIPASLAGKTVVMDVIAQKLFIADDLQHFAGDTVKGKKQHDVKTAPKRRLTFEVKGMMVD, encoded by the coding sequence ATGAAAACATTCAGTTTATTACTTGCTTTACTATTTTCTGTTTCTGCATTCGCCCAGGATCATAAAGCGCCTGCACATGGCACCATTTACGGCGCCAAACCCGATACTACGGGTGTGGTACCCGCAAGCAGGGTGGAGGGCTTTATGGCTCAAAAGACACGTATCAGCGTGGCCGTGCGCGGCAAGGTGCTGGCTGTTAAAAACGGGAAATTTATTATAGATGGCGGAAAGGGGAAAACCATAGTCTCTCATTTTTCCACCGCCGGCGTAAAAATACCGGCTTCACTTGCCGGTAAAACCGTGGTAATGGACGTTATAGCTCAAAAACTATTTATAGCTGACGACCTGCAACACTTTGCCGGCGATACGGTAAAGGGCAAAAAACAGCACGACGTAAAAACCGCCCCGAAACGCCGGCTCACCTTTGAAGTTAAGGGAATGATGGTGGATTAA